The genomic window GAACGCGCTGATGCGCCGGCACGACCCGAGCGCGGAGGTCGAGACCGCGAACCAGCTCGAAGGCCTCGCGTCGCGCGCGACGACGACCGCGCAGTCCACCGACAAGCTGCGAGGCGACGCGAACCTGCAGCAGGCGGTGCAGTCGTTCATGAAGGCGTCGGTGCCCCGCGCGGACGTCGACGCGTACAACGCCGCGGTGAACGGCTACCAGCACGACCGGACGAGCGGGATCCGGCGCCTGACCGCGTCGTTGTTCGGCTACGGACCTCGCCGGACGTTCGAGCCGGTCACCAGCGCGACCGCCTGACCGGTCGCCGCGCTACGGGACGACGAGAGCAGTGAGCGCGGACAGCGCGGGCTTCGCGGTGCCGTTGACGCGCGTCAGACCGAGGTTGGAGCTCCAGTCCGACGCGTCGTTCGCGCCGTCACGGAGCTCGAACACGAACAGCGGCCCGGTGTAGGGCCACGTGTTCCACTGCAGGTACTCGTCCACGATCGACTGGCCCTGGACGCTGTCGCTGACCGACATCGACGAGGACCCGGTCGGCACGCCGAACTCGGTGCCCCAGATCTGCTTCGCGCCGTCGCCGTTGGCGACCATGATCCCGTGGAGCGTGGCGGTCTGGAGCAGCGCGTTCCACCCGGCCGAGCCGGGCGTCGTCGGCGCGTAGGGGCTGGGCGGGTACGGGTGGTGGCCGAGCGCGTCGAAGGAGCCCTTGGCGCCCGCCGCGTACATCGCCTTCACGAAGTTGACCGGGCTGAGCGGGTCGTCGGGCGTCTGGCCGAGGTCACCGTGCGGGGACAGACCACCGCTCACGACGAACGCGTGCGGGTCTGCCGCGTGGATCGCGGGGTACGCCGCCTTCAGGAGCGCGACGTAGCTCGCGGCGTTGACGGGCTGGAAGAAGGACGGGTTGTTGGGCTCGTTCCAGATCTCCCAGTCGTGCACGCCCTTCGGTGCGTAGTGCGCCGCGACGCGCGCGGCGAACGCGCCGTATTCGGCCGCGCTCCGCGGCGCGCAGAACATGCCGGAGTGATCGGCGAAGTTGCAGCCGGGCGCCGCGGCCCAGTTCGGCGTGTAGTCGATGATGCCGAGGATCTGCAGGCCCTGGGCGCGCGCGGCGTCGACGAGCGTGTCGGTGTGCGCCCACCACGTGGCCTGGCCGGGCGCCTTGAGGCCCGGGCCGTACGACTCGAGCTTCGACCAGTCGAACTGCAGGCGCACCCAGCGCGCGCCCGTGCGCTTGATCGCGGCGAGGTCGGCCCTGATCTGCGCCGCGCTCTGCCACTCGAACCAGCCGTCCGCCGAGAAGCCGACCTTCGCAGCCGGGACGCCCGGACGGGGCGCCGCCGCCGGCGCAGTGGTCGCCGCGCAGGCCGCACCGACGACGAGCACGAGGAGCGACACCGCGACCGCCGACAGGCGCGCCCGCACAACCCGCTTGTTCACGTTGCTCCGTTCCCCTGCTCGCTGCCCTCGGGCCTCTCACTCGGAGGGATCGCGGCGCAGTTGAGGGAACCGCGACGTCCGGGCGCGATTCGCTAGACAGTCCGGATGGCGGAGACGAGCCTCCCGGTCGACGCGCCCGTGCTCGCCGTGCTCGGCGGCGGGCAACTGGGGCGGATGCTCGCGATCGCGGGGATCCCGCTCGGCGTGCGGTTCCGGTTCCTCGATCCGTCGCCGGACGCGCCCGCGGCGGCACTCGGCCCGCTCGTGGTCGGCGCGCTCGGAGACGCGTCGGCGCTCGACGAGACGGCGCGCGGCGCGGACGTCGTCACCTACGAGTGGGAGGGCGTCCCGGGCGACGCGGCCGCGCGACTCGCGGCGCGCGTGCCGGTGCACCCGTCGGTTCGTGCGCTCACCGTCTCGCAGGACCGGCTGCGCGAGAAGCAGCTGTTCACGTCGCTCGGCATCGGTGTGCCGCGCTTCGAGCCGGTCGACGACCGCGACTCACTGGCACGCGCGGTCGCGGAGATCGGCGTCCCGGTCGTCGTGAAGACACGGACGGGCGGCTACGACGGGAAGGGGCAGGCGGTCGTGCGGACCGAGCGCGACGCCGACCCCGCGTGGGACGCGATCGGCGGCGTGCCCTTGCTCGTCGAGCAGCTCGTCCCGTTCACGCGCGAGCTGTCGGTCGTGGGCGTGCGCGGCGCCGGCGGCACGACGCGCTGCTGGCCGCTCACGGAGAACCGGCACGAGCGCGGGATCCTGCGCCGCTCCGTCGCACCAGCCGCGGACGTGTCACCCGAGCTGCAGGCCCGCGCCGAGACGTTCATGTCGCGGCTCCTGGACGAGCTCGACTACCGCGGTGTGCTCGCGCTCGAGCTGTTCGAGGTCGACGGCGCGCTCCTGGCGAACGAGATGGCGCCACGCGTGCACAACTCGGGTCACTGGACGATCGAGGGCGCGCGCACGAGCCAGTTCGAGAACCACGTGCGCGCGGTGCTCGGCTGGCCGCTCGGTCCCACCGACGCGCGCGGCGTCAGCACGATGGTGAACTGCATCGGCGCGCTTCCCGACCCCGCCGCCGTGCTCGCCGTCGAGGGCGCGCACCTCCACCGCTACGGCAAGTCGCTGCGGACGGGCCGCAAGGTCGGTCACGTCACGGTCGTGGCGGACGACCGCGACGAGCTCGCGCGCCGCGTCGCCGCGCTCGAGCGCGTGCTCCCCGCGGACAACGGCTGACGGCTTGATTCGTGGGGGCTACTTGATCGCGCCGGTCTCGCGCAGCTTGGCGACGTCCTTCGCGCTCAGCCCCCAGTCGCGCAGCGCCTCGTCGGTGTGCTGACCGGGCCACGCGGGCGGACCCTGGATCGCGCTCGGCGTGCGGGAGAAGCGCGGTGCGGGTGCCGGCTGCTGCACGCCGCAGTCCTCGACGATCGTGTCGCGCGCACGCACGTGTGGGTGTTCCGCGGCCTCGCTCATCGTCAGGACCGGCGCGAAGCACGCGTCGGTTCCCTCGAGGAGCTCGCACCACTCGTCGCGCGTCTTGGTCTTGAACAGCGCGGTGAGGCGCTCGCGGAGCAGCGGCCAGCCGTTGCGGTCCATCTGCGCGGACAGGCCTTCCGTGTCGACGCCCGTGCGCGCGAGAAGCTCCGCGTAGAACTGCGGCTCGAGCGCGCCGACGGCCACGAACCTGCCGTCGGCCGTCTCGTACGTCTCGTAGAACGGCGCACCGGTGTCGAGCACGTTGACGCCGAGACGCTCGTCCCACGCGCCCATCGCCCGCACGCCCCAGATCATCGTCATCAGCAGCGCGGAGCCGTCGACCATCGCGGCGTCGACGACCTGCCCCTGCCCCGACGTGCGTGCTTCCAAGACCGCGCACACGACGCCCAGCGCGAGCAGCATCCCGCCGCCGCCGAAGTCCCCGATGAGGTTGATCGGCGGGGTGGGCTTCCCGCCTTCGCGACCGAGGTGCGCGAGCACGCCCGCGAGCGCGATGTAGTCGATGTCGTGGCCGGCCGCCTGCGCGTACGGCCCGTCCTGCCCCCAGCCCGTCATCCGCCCGTACACGAGCTTCGGGTTGCGGGCGAGGCAGGCGTCCGGGCCGATGCCGAGCCGCTCGGTCACACCCGGGCGGAAGCCCTCGATCAGCGCATCCGCCTGCTCGACGAGCCGCAGGAGCGTCTCGACGCCGTCGGGGTTCTTGAGGTCGATGCCGACGGACCGCCGCCCGCGGTTCAGGACCTCCTTGTTCTCACGCGCGAAGTCACCGGTGACCGCCTGCGCGCGGTCGACGCGCAGCACGTCGGCGCCCAGGTCCGACAGGACCATCGCCGCGAACGGACCCGGGCCGATCCCCGCGAGCTCGATGATCCTCACGCCATGCAAGGGCCCCACCACGAACCTCCGGACGCTCAGTGCGGTCGCGCGAAGACGTCGACGATACGAGATCCCTGACCCGCACGTCAGATTCGCGCGCGTCGCGCGCGCGGTCGTCCACGCGGGCGCGCCCGGTTGGCGATCGGGTGCGAAATCGGGTAGACGCATCGCGTGAACGTCTTGCCCGACCGTCCCGTCCTCACCCTCGACGACTACCTCGAACGCGGCGGGGGTCAGGGGTTCACGACCGCGCATCGCGTCGGCGCCGACGCGACGATCGACGAGGTCGGGAAGGCGGGCCTGCGCGGCCGAGGCGGCGCCGGGTTCCCGACCGCGGTGAAGTGGCGCTCCGTGCGCGAGGCGCCGGGCACCGAGAAGTTCGTCGTCGGCAACGGCGCCGAGGGCGAGCCCGGCACGTTCAAGGACCGGACGATCATGCGGTACGACCCGTACCAGATCGTCGAGGGCGCCGCGATCGCCGGCTTCGTCGTGAACGCCCGTGCCATCTACATCGTGACCAAGCGCAGCTTCACGCGCGAGGTGATGCGCCTGCACCGCGCCGTCAGCGAGCTCGAGCACGCCGGCCTCGCCGGCGACATCCCGATCCACGTCGTCGAGGGGCCCGACGAGTACCTGTTCGGCGAGGAGACCGGAGCGCTCGAGGTGGTGGAGGGCAACGACCCGCTCCCGCGCCACGTCCGCCCGTTCGAGCACGGTCTGTTCGCGACGGCGCCGCAGCTCGGCTGGTGGCCGCACGACCCCCAGCCGGGCCAGCGCGGCGTCTTCACGACGAACCCGACGGTCGTCAGCAACGTCGAGTCGATGTCGCACGCGAACTGGATCATGTCGTTCGGTGCCGACGAGTTCCGCAAGGTCGGGCCCGAGCGGTGCCCCGGGACGATGGTCTTCACGATCTGCGGCGACGTCGCGATGCCGGGCGTGTACGAGCTGCCGATGGGCACACCGCTGCGCACGCTCGTCGAGGTCGTCGCCGCGGGGACCGAATCGGGCCGGCCCGTCAAGATGATGCTGTCGGGCGTCGCGAACGCGGCCCTCACCGTCGACGACATGGACACCGCGCTCGACTTCAACTCCATGGCCGCGATCGGCAGCGGGCTCGGCTCCGGCGGGTACGTGGTGTACGACGACGCGATGTGCGCGGTCGCGGTCGCGCGCGCGTTCTCACGCTTCCTGGCCGTGGAGTCGTGCGGGCAGTGTCCGCCGTGCAAGCTCGGATCGACCCGCATCACCGAGACGCTCGAGATCATCGAGGAAGGGAAGGGCGACGCCGTCGACATCGGCGTGCTGCAACGGACGCTCGCGACCGTGACGGACGCGAACCGCTGCTTCCTCGGACAGGAGGAGCAGCGGGTCGTCGGGAGCCTGCTCGAGAAGTTCCCCGAGGACTTCGAGGCCCATCTCGCCGGCACCTGCCCGCTCCGCCACGACGTCATGGTCCCGAAGATCAAGGACTTCGACTCCACCGGTCATTTCGTGTACGACGAGCGCCAGCTGTACAAGCGTCCTGACTGGTCGTACGCCGACGTCCCCCTGTACACGTGACCGGTGGGCACTCGTTTCGCCGGGCGGGTGTCGGGCATGATGAGACGCGAATCGCAAGGACCGACGTGGACGTCACGCGCTCGCACTGCGCGTC from Acidimicrobiia bacterium includes these protein-coding regions:
- a CDS encoding cellulase family glycosylhydrolase, giving the protein MNKRVVRARLSAVAVSLLVLVVGAACAATTAPAAAPRPGVPAAKVGFSADGWFEWQSAAQIRADLAAIKRTGARWVRLQFDWSKLESYGPGLKAPGQATWWAHTDTLVDAARAQGLQILGIIDYTPNWAAAPGCNFADHSGMFCAPRSAAEYGAFAARVAAHYAPKGVHDWEIWNEPNNPSFFQPVNAASYVALLKAAYPAIHAADPHAFVVSGGLSPHGDLGQTPDDPLSPVNFVKAMYAAGAKGSFDALGHHPYPPSPYAPTTPGSAGWNALLQTATLHGIMVANGDGAKQIWGTEFGVPTGSSSMSVSDSVQGQSIVDEYLQWNTWPYTGPLFVFELRDGANDASDWSSNLGLTRVNGTAKPALSALTALVVP
- a CDS encoding 5-(carboxyamino)imidazole ribonucleotide synthase; the encoded protein is MAETSLPVDAPVLAVLGGGQLGRMLAIAGIPLGVRFRFLDPSPDAPAAALGPLVVGALGDASALDETARGADVVTYEWEGVPGDAAARLAARVPVHPSVRALTVSQDRLREKQLFTSLGIGVPRFEPVDDRDSLARAVAEIGVPVVVKTRTGGYDGKGQAVVRTERDADPAWDAIGGVPLLVEQLVPFTRELSVVGVRGAGGTTRCWPLTENRHERGILRRSVAPAADVSPELQARAETFMSRLLDELDYRGVLALELFEVDGALLANEMAPRVHNSGHWTIEGARTSQFENHVRAVLGWPLGPTDARGVSTMVNCIGALPDPAAVLAVEGAHLHRYGKSLRTGRKVGHVTVVADDRDELARRVAALERVLPADNG
- a CDS encoding CaiB/BaiF CoA-transferase family protein, translated to MRIIELAGIGPGPFAAMVLSDLGADVLRVDRAQAVTGDFARENKEVLNRGRRSVGIDLKNPDGVETLLRLVEQADALIEGFRPGVTERLGIGPDACLARNPKLVYGRMTGWGQDGPYAQAAGHDIDYIALAGVLAHLGREGGKPTPPINLIGDFGGGGMLLALGVVCAVLEARTSGQGQVVDAAMVDGSALLMTMIWGVRAMGAWDERLGVNVLDTGAPFYETYETADGRFVAVGALEPQFYAELLARTGVDTEGLSAQMDRNGWPLLRERLTALFKTKTRDEWCELLEGTDACFAPVLTMSEAAEHPHVRARDTIVEDCGVQQPAPAPRFSRTPSAIQGPPAWPGQHTDEALRDWGLSAKDVAKLRETGAIK
- a CDS encoding NADH-ubiquinone oxidoreductase-F iron-sulfur binding region domain-containing protein produces the protein MNVLPDRPVLTLDDYLERGGGQGFTTAHRVGADATIDEVGKAGLRGRGGAGFPTAVKWRSVREAPGTEKFVVGNGAEGEPGTFKDRTIMRYDPYQIVEGAAIAGFVVNARAIYIVTKRSFTREVMRLHRAVSELEHAGLAGDIPIHVVEGPDEYLFGEETGALEVVEGNDPLPRHVRPFEHGLFATAPQLGWWPHDPQPGQRGVFTTNPTVVSNVESMSHANWIMSFGADEFRKVGPERCPGTMVFTICGDVAMPGVYELPMGTPLRTLVEVVAAGTESGRPVKMMLSGVANAALTVDDMDTALDFNSMAAIGSGLGSGGYVVYDDAMCAVAVARAFSRFLAVESCGQCPPCKLGSTRITETLEIIEEGKGDAVDIGVLQRTLATVTDANRCFLGQEEQRVVGSLLEKFPEDFEAHLAGTCPLRHDVMVPKIKDFDSTGHFVYDERQLYKRPDWSYADVPLYT